One stretch of Glycine soja cultivar W05 chromosome 7, ASM419377v2, whole genome shotgun sequence DNA includes these proteins:
- the LOC114419998 gene encoding uncharacterized protein LOC114419998 isoform X1: MSASGGAAIAGGSRNRNRHLGENRFYSPPPLRKHKEKQEQQRSSLSRTSSENRPGSSSDCSISSRATSDMSNLDRLLEHITPLVPAQYFPKTNSRRWKSREAELHPYFVLGDLWESFKEWSAYGAGVPIVLNGSESVTQYYNVSLSAIQLYIDPSKPSTRLRKPSQESDSESARETSSDSSSGYCHERGAKSVHGSRNHLNVMDASNHTLERVSQGKPFMGSSSDETESCSPPGQLIFEYFEHETPYNREPLANKISDLARQFPELKTYWSCDLSPASWVSFAWYPIYRIPTGPTLQSLSACFLTFHSLSTALQSSNTDGLHNHYSIGRDISKLSLPIFGLASHKFKVSLWDPDGVSECQKANSLLRAAENWLRLLRVNHPDYNYFMSHYAYVR; encoded by the exons ATGTCGGCCAGTGGTGGCGCCGCCATCGCCGGCGGAAGCCGCAACCGCAATCGGCATCTCGGTGAGAACCGCTTCTACAGCCCGCCGCCGCTGAGGAAACACAAAGAGAAGCAGGAGCAGCAGCGGTCGTCGCTGTCGAGAACTTCCTCGGAGAACAGGCCTGGTTCCTCTTCCGATTGTTCGATTTCTTCGCGCGCCACATCGGACATGTCCAATTTGGATCGATTGTTGGAGCACATCACGCCCCTTGTTCCCGCCCAATATTTTCCCAAG ACGAACTCAAGGAGGTGGAAATCAAGGGAGGCGGAATTGCATCCTTACTTTGTGCTTGGAGACTTGTGGGAGTCTTTTAAGGAGTGGAGTGCTTATGGGGCAGGTGTTCCTATAGTGTTGAATGGGAGTGAATCAGTGACTCAGTATTATAACGTCTCCTTGTCTGCCATTCAGCTGTATATTGATCCGTCAAAGCCCTCCACGCGGCTAAG GAAACCCAGTCAAGAAAGTGACTCTGAATCAGCTAGAGAGACAAGCAGTGATAGTAGCAGTGGCTATTGTCATGAAAGAGGAGCTAAGAGTGTTCATGGTAGTAGGAATCATCTTAATGTTATGGATGCAAGCAATCATACTTTGGAAAGGGTCTCCCAAGGAAAACCTTTCATGGGTTCATCAAGTGATGAGACTGAGAGCTGCAGCCCTCCTGGTCAGCTTATATTTGAATACTTTGAGCATGAGACACCTTATAATCGTGAGCCATTGGCAAATAAG ATTTCTGATCTTGCACGGCAATTTCCAGAGTTGAAAACATACTGGAGCTGTGATCTTTCCCCTGCAAGTTGGGTTTCATTTGCTTG GTACCCAATATACAGAATACCAACTGGTCCAACATTACAAAGCTTGAGTGCCTGCTTCCTGACCTTTCATTCCCTGTCAACAGCTTTGCAGA GTTCAAATACTGATGGGCTACATAATCATTATTCAATAGGTAGGGACATATCCAAGCTATCACTACCGATCTTTGGGCTTGCCTCTCACAAATTCAAAGTTTCTCTCTGGGATCCCGATGGGGTTTCTGAATGTCAGAAAGCCAATTCTCTGTTGCGGGCTGCTGAAAACTGGCTTAGGCTATTGCGAGTTAATCATCCTGATTACAATTACTTTATGTCTCATTATGCATATGTGAGATGA
- the LOC114419999 gene encoding stress-induced protein SAM22, with product MGVFTFEDEINSPVAPATLYKALVTDADNVIPKALDSFKSVENVEGNGGPGTIKKITFLEDGETKFVLHKIESIDEANLGYSYSVVGGAALPDTAEKITFDSKLVAGPNGGSAGKLTVKYETKGDAEPNQDELKTGKAKADALFKAIEAYLLAHPDYN from the exons AAATCAACTCCCCTGTGGCTCCTGCTACTCTTTACAAGGCCCTGGTTACAGATGCCGACAACGTCATCCCAAAGGCTCTTGATTCCTTCAAGAGTGTTGAAAACGTTGAGGGAAATGGTGGCCCAGGAACCATCAAGAAGATCACTTTCCTTGAGG ATGGAGAAACCAAGTTTGTGCTGCACAAAATAGAAAGCATTGATGAGGCGAACTTGGGATATAGCTACAGCGTGGTTGGGGGTGCTGCATTGCCAGACACGGCGGAGAAGATCACATTCGACTCCAAATTGGTTGCTGGTCCCAATGGAGGGTCTGCTGGGAAGCTCACTGTCAAATACGAAACAAAAGGAGATGCTGAGCCCAACCAAGACGAACTCAAAACTGGAAAAGCCAAGGCTGATGCTCTCTTCAAGGCCATTGAGGCTTACCTTTTGGCCCATCCCGATTACAACTAA
- the LOC114419998 gene encoding uncharacterized protein LOC114419998 isoform X2 gives MSASGGAAIAGGSRNRNRHLGENRFYSPPPLRKHKEKQEQQRSSLSRTSSENRPGSSSDCSISSRATSDMSNLDRLLEHITPLVPAQYFPKTNSRRWKSREAELHPYFVLGDLWESFKEWSAYGAGVPIVLNGSESVTQYYNVSLSAIQLYIDPSKPSTRLRKPSQESDSESARETSSDSSSGYCHERGAKSVHGSRNHLNVMDASNHTLERVSQGKPFMGSSSDETESCSPPGQLIFEYFEHETPYNREPLANKISDLARQFPELKTYWSCDLSPASWVSFAWYPIYRIPTGPTLQSLSACFLTFHSLSTALQSRDISKLSLPIFGLASHKFKVSLWDPDGVSECQKANSLLRAAENWLRLLRVNHPDYNYFMSHYAYVR, from the exons ATGTCGGCCAGTGGTGGCGCCGCCATCGCCGGCGGAAGCCGCAACCGCAATCGGCATCTCGGTGAGAACCGCTTCTACAGCCCGCCGCCGCTGAGGAAACACAAAGAGAAGCAGGAGCAGCAGCGGTCGTCGCTGTCGAGAACTTCCTCGGAGAACAGGCCTGGTTCCTCTTCCGATTGTTCGATTTCTTCGCGCGCCACATCGGACATGTCCAATTTGGATCGATTGTTGGAGCACATCACGCCCCTTGTTCCCGCCCAATATTTTCCCAAG ACGAACTCAAGGAGGTGGAAATCAAGGGAGGCGGAATTGCATCCTTACTTTGTGCTTGGAGACTTGTGGGAGTCTTTTAAGGAGTGGAGTGCTTATGGGGCAGGTGTTCCTATAGTGTTGAATGGGAGTGAATCAGTGACTCAGTATTATAACGTCTCCTTGTCTGCCATTCAGCTGTATATTGATCCGTCAAAGCCCTCCACGCGGCTAAG GAAACCCAGTCAAGAAAGTGACTCTGAATCAGCTAGAGAGACAAGCAGTGATAGTAGCAGTGGCTATTGTCATGAAAGAGGAGCTAAGAGTGTTCATGGTAGTAGGAATCATCTTAATGTTATGGATGCAAGCAATCATACTTTGGAAAGGGTCTCCCAAGGAAAACCTTTCATGGGTTCATCAAGTGATGAGACTGAGAGCTGCAGCCCTCCTGGTCAGCTTATATTTGAATACTTTGAGCATGAGACACCTTATAATCGTGAGCCATTGGCAAATAAG ATTTCTGATCTTGCACGGCAATTTCCAGAGTTGAAAACATACTGGAGCTGTGATCTTTCCCCTGCAAGTTGGGTTTCATTTGCTTG GTACCCAATATACAGAATACCAACTGGTCCAACATTACAAAGCTTGAGTGCCTGCTTCCTGACCTTTCATTCCCTGTCAACAGCTTTGCAGA GTAGGGACATATCCAAGCTATCACTACCGATCTTTGGGCTTGCCTCTCACAAATTCAAAGTTTCTCTCTGGGATCCCGATGGGGTTTCTGAATGTCAGAAAGCCAATTCTCTGTTGCGGGCTGCTGAAAACTGGCTTAGGCTATTGCGAGTTAATCATCCTGATTACAATTACTTTATGTCTCATTATGCATATGTGAGATGA